From a region of the Narcine bancroftii isolate sNarBan1 chromosome 5, sNarBan1.hap1, whole genome shotgun sequence genome:
- the LOC138764580 gene encoding zinc finger protein 271-like codes for MPVTCSVCGKVLSNSSQLLIHQRVHTGERPFICSQCGKGFTQSANLKRHWQVHTGERPFACSTCGKDFTQSSHLVTHQQVHTGERPFTCSQCGMAFSRSSILLTHQQVHTGERPFTCSQCGMAFSRSFNLLTHQRVHTGERPFTCLQCGKSFSRSSHLLSHRQVHTGERPFTCSQCGKGFPQSSSLLKHQRVHTGERPFTCSLCGKGFTQSTYLVVHQRIHAIERPFICPVCGKGLVDSSQLLAHQRTHRAGKPFACPVCGKVFAHSTKLKRHQRVHTGERPFSCSICGKSFTQSSSLLTHRRAHTGEKPFTCSQCGMAFTRSSILVAHQRVHTGERPFTCPDCGMGFSWAKNLLTHRRIHTGERPFTCPQCGMAFSRSSNLLKHQRVHTGERPFTCLTCGKGFTQSSHLLTHQRVHTGERPFTCSQCGKGFNESSSLQTHRRVHTGERPFTCSQCGKSFAVSSYLLKHQRVHTGLRPFTCSKCGKGFIEFSKLQKHQRVHMREKARPRAEHFNLMAAEMSAALGPNATEMGP; via the coding sequence ATGCCTGTCACCTGCTCGGTGTGCGGAAAAGTATTATCCAATTCTTCCCAGCTGCTGatacaccagcgggtccacactggcgaGAGGCCATTCATTTGCTCGCAATGCGGGAAGGGGTTCACCCAGTCAGCCAATCTGAAGAGACACTGgcaggtccacactggggagaggccgttcGCCTGCTCCACCTGCGGGAAGGACTTCACCCAGTCGTCTCACCTGGTGACCCACCAGCAGGTCCACACCggagagaggcccttcacctgctcccAATGTGGGATGGCATTCAGTAGGTCATCCatcctgctgacccaccagcaggtccacaccggggagagacccttcacctgctccCAGTGCGGGATGGCGTTTAGCCGCTCCTttaacctgctgacccaccagcgagtccacaccggggagagacccttcacctgctTGCAGTGCGGTAAGAGCTTCAGTCGCTCCTCTCACCTGCTGAGCCACAGGCAGGTCCACACCggtgagaggcccttcacctgctcccAGTGCGGGAAGGGCTTCCCACAGTCATCCTCCCTGCTGAAACATCAGCGAGTTCACACCggagagaggcccttcacctgttcCCTGTGTGGGAAAGGCTTCACCCAGTCCACCTATCTGGTGGTGCACCAGCGGATCCACGCAATCGAGAGGCCCTTCATCTGCCCAGTCTGTGGGAAAGGGTTGGTCGACTCCTCCCAGCTGCTGGCGCATCAGCGGACGCACAGAGCAGGGAAGCCGTTCGCCTGTCCTGTCTGTGGGAAGGTGTTTGCTCACTCCACTAAGCTGAAGAGGCACcaacgggtccacaccggggagaggcctttCTCCTGCTCTATTTGTGGCAAAAGTTTCACCCAGTCATCCTCCCTGCTGACCCACCGAAGGGCCCACACCGGGGAGAAGCCCTTCACCTGCTCCCAGTGCGGGATGGCATTCACCCGCTCATCCATCTTAGtggcccaccagcgggtccacactggagaGAGGCCCTTCACTTGCCCCGATTGTGGAATGGGGTTCAGTTGGGCAAAAAACCTGCTGACCCACCGGCGGATCCACACTggcgagaggcccttcacctgcccccaGTGTGGCATGGCGTTCAGTCGGTCATCCAACCTGCTGAAGCACCagagggtccacactggggagaggccatttACCTGCCTCACTTGCGGGAAGGGTTTCACCCAGTCTTCCCACCTGCTGACTCACCAgagggtccacaccggggagaggcccttcacctgctcccAGTGTGGGAAGGGCTTCAACGAGTCATCCTCCCTGCAAACCCACCGGAGAGTCCACACCggcgagaggcccttcacctgctcccAGTGCGGGAAGAGCTTTGCTGTTTCCTCTTATTTGCTCAAACATCAGCGGGTCCATACAGGGTTgagaccattcacctgctccaagTGCGGGAAGGGCTTCATTGAGTTTTCCAAGCTGCAgaaacaccagcgggtccacatgAGGGAGAAGGCTCGACCACGTGCTGAGCATTTCAACCTCATGGCTGCTGAGATGTCTGCAGCTCTTGGACCTAACgccacagaaatgggcccttag